The bacterium genome has a window encoding:
- the rfaE2 gene encoding D-glycero-beta-D-manno-heptose 1-phosphate adenylyltransferase has protein sequence MSDKTASLSQAQEIRRQAQAAGRKMVFTNGVFDILHRGHVEYLEKARELGDLLIIGLNSDSSVRRIKGPRRPLCSQEDRAIVLSALACVDHIVLFDEDTPQKLIEVLVPDILVKGADYSVEQIVGAEVVLKNGGKVLPIELTPGKSTSGLIKRIVAAYGPGED, from the coding sequence ATGTCAGATAAAACAGCATCACTGTCACAGGCCCAGGAGATCCGCCGGCAGGCCCAGGCCGCAGGCCGGAAGATGGTCTTTACCAACGGGGTGTTCGACATCCTGCACCGGGGGCATGTGGAGTATCTCGAGAAAGCCAGGGAGCTGGGCGACCTGCTGATCATTGGCCTGAACTCCGACTCCTCGGTCCGGCGCATCAAAGGCCCCCGGCGGCCGCTGTGCAGCCAGGAGGACCGGGCCATCGTTCTTTCGGCGTTGGCCTGTGTGGACCACATCGTGCTGTTTGACGAGGACACCCCGCAAAAGCTGATCGAAGTTCTGGTGCCGGACATCCTGGTCAAGGGCGCGGATTACAGCGTGGAGCAGATCGTGGGCGCGGAGGTCGTCCTAAAGAACGGGGGGAAAGTATTGCCGATAGAGCTGACGCCGGGGAAGTCCACCAGCGGGCTGATCAAAAGAATAGTCGCCGCTTATGGGCCGGGTGAAGACTGA
- a CDS encoding nitroreductase family protein: MNQILETIKSRRSIRQFKPEPLKEADLAAILEAGCYAPSAMNGQSWHFTVIQNKELLDRMSVQVRDLYKDIDSPRIKERLKDPNWQAFYRAPAMVVVSGNKEPKFHQTDCAAATQNMLLAAASLGIGSCWIGIIAQLLDSPLGEKFARELKIPEGYQPLYAVALGYPDGEPPQAAPRKEDAVRYIG, encoded by the coding sequence ATGAACCAAATCTTAGAAACCATAAAGTCCCGGCGCAGCATCCGCCAGTTCAAGCCGGAGCCGCTCAAGGAAGCCGACCTGGCGGCCATCCTGGAGGCCGGGTGTTACGCCCCCAGCGCCATGAACGGGCAGAGCTGGCACTTTACCGTGATCCAAAACAAGGAACTGCTGGACCGGATGAGTGTTCAGGTGCGGGACCTATATAAAGACATCGACAGCCCCCGGATCAAAGAGCGGCTGAAGGACCCCAATTGGCAGGCCTTTTACCGGGCCCCGGCCATGGTGGTGGTCTCGGGGAACAAGGAGCCCAAGTTCCACCAGACCGACTGCGCCGCCGCCACCCAGAACATGCTGCTGGCCGCGGCCTCGCTGGGCATAGGGTCCTGCTGGATAGGGATCATCGCCCAGCTTTTGGACAGCCCGCTGGGGGAAAAGTTCGCCCGGGAGCTTAAGATACCCGAAGGATACCAGCCGCTGTATGCCGTGGCGCTGGGCTACCCGGACGGGGAACCGCCGCAGGCCGCGCCCAGGAAAGAGGATGCGGTGAGGTATATAGGGTAA